One Drosophila ananassae strain 14024-0371.13 chromosome XR, ASM1763931v2, whole genome shotgun sequence genomic window, ACGTTGATGTAAGGTATTGTTTATCTACATTAACATAGTAAATATACATTATACATTTTGCTTACAAAAATCTTTACAAAATTTAGACGATGCTTTTAGATTCTACGCCTTTAAAAGCAGGCGAACAAATGCCTTGATtaggtattataatttttttcaaagtATGCAACGAAGTGAAGTATTTGTTCGCCTTAATtaggtattataattttggtcaaagtATGCAACGAAGTGAAGGTGATATCTCCGATTCCATAAAGAATAGAATATCTTTAAAAGTATATGTTTCCTTTGCACGCAGTATATatgtaagtcggaacggctaggatcggtcgactatattctatagctaccatatggATTGATCGGGATTGGAAGTTAGAGGGATCAAAGGGGACAATAACTAATTTCATAATAAAATTCTAACAAAGATTGATCTACTATAGCCGATCTACTTAGTAGCACTATagcgatatatatattagaatGCAAGCTGTTATATAATGGCAAGGGCATCAACTTCGGTTTCctctttcctttcttattttattattattattattataataattttaattttaaaataaaatgaaaatattttttatcacGTGTGTTTTTGAagagtattttatttttttttttactattgtTTTATATCCAAATAAATGTCACTCATTTTTACCGCCTATACGAGTGAACactattatataatatatacaaatatattaaatattaaaatcgaTATTTAGAACCAGGATCAAAAAGTTTGGgctaataattaatttatttccttttatgGCAACACATTTTcgttaaataaaatttacctATGtacatttaataaaaaatgtaagtGGCCTACTTGACCTActttaattaaagaaaataaactacAGCGAAGTAgtgatttttttcatttaattggCTGCCAAATAAAAACGGATATATTTATGAGCCCAGTTGCGTAAAGCTAGGAATTATTTTGAACGATATGCTTAATGTGTTTGCCATAAATTAACAGTTGCTTAGACTTCATAAATTTGTTGGACTAATTGTAGACTGCGTTAAGGGGTATTTTAATGGCATTTTCTGACAATCTCTCTCCCATTGTTTCATTCGATTCAGTTGCTCCAGATCCCGCGGCATGCACTGTTCCTTACACTATTGAATTAGACCATGTCTAGCAAGTCATGGACCTTGCCTCGTCTATCGGAGTCCGGCCCATCCGCCCACACCCTTCTGAATTCCGTGCGGTTCACCTACGCCCTCTGCGCCTTCACCAGCTCCTGTCTTCATTCCACCATGCGGGGCATTCTCGGTATTATCATACTACAGATGGTGATGCCGCGTCCGGAGGATCATGTGGAGCATGTTTTCGAGGTGAAGAACAATGCCACCGCTATCTCCAGATGTAATAGTCTGCAGCAAGATGACAGCCCTCTGCTAAAAATGAGCTTGTCGGGGGATCTTCAATGGAGTCGCAAACAGGAGCTGACTTTCCCCGGCATCTACTACTACGGGTATgtggtttctgtttttttctcCGGCAGCTTAGCCGATCGGTTCAGCCGAAAGAATATACTCGTACTGTCGCACATCCTAGAGGCGATCTGTTACCTCCTGCTTCCTCCTATGGCTCATCATAGTTTTGAAGCGGCTGCGGCAACCCTCGTGTTGTGCGGCGTTCTCGGCGGCTGCGGCAGTCCGGCAATGTACAAGCTTTTCGTCATCTGGGCCCATCCCACGGAAAGAACTGCTCTGGTGTCCTTTGCATGCTCCGGGGTACTGGTGGGCTCCATGCTGGCATATCCCGTAGTCGGGTTCCTAGGCGAGTTCAGCTGGGAGCTGCCCTTCTTCCTAGTGGGTGCGATGGCGCTGCTCTTTGGCTTCTGCTCCTTCTGGCTTATCTATGATACCCTAGAACAGCATCCGCGAATCTCGCAACACGAACTGAAATACCTGCAGCACGGATCCCTGATTAGCAGCCAGCAGGTGGCAGGTGTGCCCTGGAGGAGCCTGATCCATTCCCGGCCTGTGTACGCATTCATGCTTACCCACCTGTTCCACTGCTACACCTTCCTGATGCTCTCGACCTGGCTGCCGCGCTTCCTGCTCGAGGCGATGCAATTAAATCTGCGCCAGGTGGTCCTCACTGCGACGGTCGCGTTCCTGGGAGCCCTTGCCTCCAAGCTCGTCTGCATCCTGGGCGCCAGCTACTTGGAACGTCGTGTATGGCCCAATCAGGACTGGATGCGGCGTGTCTTGTACGGGATGTGCAGTATACTCAGCATCAGCTTCATTTTTGTCATCATCCTGGCGGACTGCAGGGACCAGACACTGGTCATTATAATGTTCGTGCTTCTGAAAACCACAACTGACCTGGGATTCAACTGCTATTGGCCCACCCTGCTGTACATGGCGCCTTCATTTGCGGGCATGCTCTCCGGCTTCGCCAATGGATTCGCTCACCTGTCCGGGTTCCTAGCTCCGCTCCTTGTCGCTTCCTTGGTGGAAACGGGCAGCAAGTCCGAGTGGAATGTGGGTCTTATGACGCTCATCGTCGGCAACGCATTAGCTTTGCTGGTTTTTGGAATTTTCAGCAGCACTATCCTGCAGAACTGGGATCCCTGCAGTCTAACGAATCCAAGTCGTTCCATTGAAAccaaataatataaacaataaaacaaGAGAATCATAAGTTTTGTAGTAGAAATTCAGAAAGTCCAAACAAACTAAAATTGTACGGAAACCAACACTCTCctttgtacattttttataataaacactcattatataataataactcTAAATATATCTGTCCATCTGTCTTTTAGTTTCTACgcgaactagtctctcagttttaaaggtATCGACTCCAAACTTTCCGTCACTTCAAGTGATACCACCGAAGTCATTAATTGAAACCCCCTTAAAATTTGCGCAACCGGGTAACCAAGGGTCCTGAACCGTCTGATGTTACAGTacagtggcgtagatagctttttgatatggggggagggatatgactcagaataatatcctgtttttttgtaagttttattttacactgcgataataatccgcaatctgcgataataataataataatgctgtactgcacagtcatcgcgtaaaaatgtgtttctttttcaattttgagattatatcatcttataattctcagacccaagggggggATTGATCGGAATAcgcatccaaagttgaaatctcaaattttttacattaatttttggtcttctatgatttttccccaaacatttttctatggaagatttttattttcttattgaaatgagtagaaaaactggaaataattttattgaatttaatataggtgactaaacaatattttctgcaattaaattggagtttttaatctcatattttcaaaaagtcatggctatctaaaactgtttctttgttcaaaacgtatctattgcaggatcagcttgtttagtacaGCTTCACAGAAGTTGTAgcggtgtaccgcggaaactgtgggtgatagatcctatgtttgttctggacttcggttcaggggagcttaaagattatggagcaggtgaaattatgcgtggagattttttgctgttggcctgtgtaatcgaTTATTGTGTATCATATGATTAATCATGCCATCACTAGCTACGATTCGATGCAATCATCCCCTGAAAATGATATGACGCTGCCCAACACGGCGGTCGAGATGAtcgaatttgaatttcccCATTATCTCCCCTTATAAAGGATGCCCCATTTTGCCCGGTATATCACGAGAAAGCTAATTTATTGCTTAATCGAATACCGGTAGTTCCATTAAAATCGATCCCTACGATTCGGTGGAATCAAGTCATGAAATTTGTACATGCTTAACAGCACAATGTTAAAGCTTAACAGCCACGTGTGTTGTCCTACCTCAGTAAAATAGATATTTGTGCAAAACTAATTTTTGATATAACGGTTATTCAAATAACTATATTAATCTTTCGAGTATACAGATTTTTGTCGTATGCATTGACGTTTCTATGAATTTATTTCTTATCTGCTTTTAATCTATGGTCTTTTTAGGATTTTAAAGAAGACAAAGTCATGCGTTCAATAGAAAGTTCATATTTGTGCAAAGTTCTGCATTTGGATTTTGAGCTCGACACGTCAACTGACCTCCAGCAAAAAGCgatttattttaagaaatcGTTCATTTCTTAAtacaaaaagtttattttgttgccatgtattatttattttctgagatttataacatttttgattaaaaatgccGCGTGCACCCGAATTATGTAAAAAGGTGAAGACTCAAATTGAAACAATGGCTAAGTGTGGAGTTAAAGTTGGCGGAATTGCCAAAAGAATTAATAGGCATCGCAATAcaattggaaattttttaaaaaacccacagaaatatGCGCAATCGAACCGCAAGGGAGCCGTTTCGAAAATAGACGCGCACTAAACGGCACATTCGAGCCTTGGCCACAGCTAAGACAATGAGTTGTGCACAAATAAAAGCAGAATTGCAATTGCCAATAAGTAGGCAAAGAGTGCAACAGATTTGCAAAAAAGATTTAAACCTGCAGTATGATGCAAAGGTGCACAAACCAAAGCTCTTACCAAGACAGAAGAAGGCCAGGCTTGccttttatgaaaaatattagttttgggcaaatgaatttgaaaaagtGATTTTTAGCGATGAGAAGAATTTTAATTTGGACGGCCCAGACGGTAACCAAAAGTATTGGAGGGATCCCAGGCATCCAAGACAGACTTGCCATAAGCGAAACCCCGGTGGTGGCTCACTTATGGTTTGGGCCGCTTTTGTTGCTAAAGGAAAGTCCCCTAAATGCTTTGTACCAGGACGGATATCCAGTTTGAGTCATTGAAAGGCTTGAAGGAAGCCATTGTTAAAGAATGGGATGCTATCGACACAAACACGCTCCAAAACTTGGTAAACTCAATGCCCCAACGtttggaaaataataatcTGAAgtcattttgtttaaaaattatatttagttCCTTgacattttgcactttttcaattttgcaCAAATATCAACTTTCGCTGaagaattttttcaattaaattttctatgtattaaacattttataatttaataaaaatcatgTTTATCAAATTTCAATACCAACTacctatttaaaaaaaacattgatAACAAATCCgccaagtaaaagtaaaaaattaaaccaacaaaatatgatgCACAAATATCAATTTTACTGAGGTATTTCCAACACTGAATGGGCGCCATTCctcattttcattttggaaTTAGGAACATGGATAGGTATATCACCATAACAAACTGTGTaagtatattatttataatatacataATATACTGCTCCATCTTTTATGTCGGTATGTAAACATGGAATaactttgagaaaaaaaacaaccgATTTCTATAAGtaatgtatttttattcagtttggttccttacaatttttttgggctagtttttgaaaacaatattAATTAAGTGGCCACCTTTATTAGCAATTACAAAATGACTTCTTTTTTCTGCGTTTTCCATTACCTTTCATGTTGGCTCATTATGTCTGCCGGCAAATGCGTGAGAAAGGTCTAGATGGTTACTGGTTTCAACAAAACGGTGCACCATGCCACTCTGCAAGCGCAACAATTGCATTTCTGCAACGAAAATTCCCGGGACGTCTAGTGTCAAAAAGAGGCGACATTGATTAACCCCCCCGGACTTCTTTTTGTGGGGTTATCTGAAAAGCTAGGTCTACGCCAACCAGCCTCAAACTATTGACGAGCTCAAGGCAAACCTTCGTGCTGAAATCGACGCTATAACACCCGAGATGCTAGGAATTGTAAGGAACCAAActgaataaaaatacataactTATAGAAATCGGTTGTTTTTTCTCAAAGTTATTCCATGTTTACATACCGACATAAAAGATGGAGCACCctgtatataatattatttattttatttataatatatattttaaaataataataattatattactTTAAAAATCTTTTTCTTATGGCTTTTTCAGAAGGTTATATTCAGAATATAATGAATTTTAGCCACGCCGTGATCGGCGGGCCCCGGGAGCGGCACGAGGACAGGCGCTGCCGGTGGAGCAGCAGCCGGTTCGGCCAACGCTGCCGCTGCAGCCGAggcgaaataaaattttataataatgaAAGCGGAATAAagggaaaaacaaaattaaaagctttttttttattggagaACCAGGACAGCGCCGACGCAGCCAGTGCCGACCTGGACAGTGCCGACGCAGTGGCCAGTGTGGGGCCAATTATTCAAATGTATTTTGATGGTATTTTAAGGATGATCTACATCTAGGGCGggtcattaaaaattttttttcgacttTGAAACGCTAATAGGACTTGAAAGCTGTGTACACATGTCCAGAATACGTGTTCAAAATCCGATTGCTGTGCGACGATGTCTTCCGTCTGCGATTTGtcgacaaaaataaaaaactttagGTATGGAATGTATGGAAAATTTggaatttttgtaatttttttctgtatCAATGTTCACCTTTTACTAGCCAAAAACGGTTGTCTTGGCCACCAAAACACGTTGAAATTGTTATAGAATCTATACCTGTTCTAGAGAACTCTGTCAAAACGTCAAAAAAAGTAATCAAATTGGACCTCATTTACATAAAATCCGCCTACTCACTGCTTCATGGAAAAAGTGAATATTGAAagtttttgtagttttttttttcatattttaaaaataattttccgATATTTGCAGCTCTTAGATTCCAACATAGATTCACTTACATATGTGAATCATAAGGGCCCAGGACTCACCTCTTGGCGGTGGCTGCAATTCGAGTCCCTCCCGTCCCACACCCAGCCAACCACCCTCTCGTGCGGGACGAGTTTTACGTTTTAAAGTCTTTTTTGCTTTCAAACTTGGGCATAAGTTTAAGCACCGTCGCATCCCACGAGTTTTAGCGTCAACAAATCACCATAGGCCTTTTCTTGAAGATAAGTCCAGATAGACTTAAACTCTTCTTCAGCCCCATGAGATTCTGATACAACATGACCAAAATATTCATCACCGAGGGTTGTTTTACGAGGGATAAATGgttttctttaatttatttaacaactCTTTGGTGTTGCCGGCCATCACTCGTAGTTTCAATCGTAAGAGTATTATCTTCGCGGCCGTCAAAAAATAAAGCTTTAATGGTTGTATCTCGACATTCTTTCTCTCTGTGACTTGACGCTGCGTTTTCGTCCTTTCACGTCTTACTTTGCTCTTGTCAATAATAAGTGGGCCTTCCGATGTAGATGGCAATGTTTTGCCAGAGGAAACCTTTGGCCGTGAAAGATCCTGGAGAAGAGATGATGCAAGAGATGCTGCAGCTCGGTCTCCAATTCCAAGTCTGTCACACTTGCTGGCAAAAGAGGTCAATCTAGGCAGTTTCACTCTAGCAAATAAAGCGGGTAACTAAAGTCAGCGTCTTTTATATCACTGTCACTTGTTTCATCGTCACTAGCACACACTGAACCACTGGCTAACACATCTTCAATTGGTCTCTTGTTAACTCTGTTATCCTCGATGGCTTTCCTCTCTTCTCGTTTACGCAGCTTAGCGGTAGTTTTCTTATCCACCTGACCTATGATCATTTTCCGATTTGTACGCTGATCTTGCAAAAACTCCCTTTCCACTGCTGGCACTTTGTTTTGCAAAGAGCATTTACAGATGGAGTGGTGTCACTTGCAGGCAGCTACATAAAACAACACTCTAAACTGTGCATGAAAAACAGAACCTTTTTTTTGAAAGCATCACTCTCACTGTCTCTTTTAAATGACTTGTTTAGCTGTTGATAGGTAGAAACGTAATTTTTTAACAGTTGCTCCATTCTTGTAACGCTCACCACAGGAATGGAAGCCGATGACCAGACGTCAGTTACGCATTTCAGCACTAAAGAAGCAGCTTCTCTAAAATATGGGTTGCTACCTCCCTTATCTTCTTTTAATCCATGCCACACGTAAAAGTAATACTTTAAAGCATCCTCTCGAGTTGGCAGCATGCGCCCATCGAAATCTGTAGGATGCCCTAAAATGTTCAATGTAAGATTTCTTCGACACACACTCATGTCGATGTGGATAAATGCAGATAAACAGCTTTACTACGATTCACTTGTAAACTATTTGAGATACACAAACTAAACAACTGTAGAACAACAGGTCAACAGGTCAGAAGTTAGTATTGGGCGCTAACGATTCACACAAGTAAATCTAAGGTGGCGAAGAGATGcaaatttcaaattataattttcgagaaataaatttaaagaactcGCAATCTTTCGACATTAACTTAACTCGTCGCACAGCAATCGGCAATTTTGCACACGTATTCTGGACATGTGTACACTTTCAAGTCCTATTAGCGTTTCAAAgtcgaaaaaaaatgtttaatgacCCGCCCTAATGTAGATCCCGCCCCAGTTTTCGAGTTAGTGATGCTGAAAACATCGATGCTTCGAATATCGATGTTTTTCTTAGCGATGTTTTCCGAGGTTTTTCGATGTTTTTGTTGATACAATTACAAATTCCAGAGTAACGTCAAAGACCGGCTTTTGTTGGAGGTATTTCACAAAAATTAACACAACTAGTGTTAAATGTAACAATTGCGCAAAGGAGTTAAAAACGTCCGGAAATACTACTAACATGAAAGAACATCTGCGTACACAAAGTAAGTAAAGATGGCGTGGAAATCGACCGTAATGAAACAAAACGAATGGCATCCcaaatttcaataataaatTGTTTGAAGAAAGCATTAGAATTCGGCAGCGATGgccaaaaaactaaacaaataaACGATGCCACTGTTTTTTATGATTGGAAAAGTCGTGCAACCGTTTTCCATAGTAGACATCGAAGGATTCAtccatttaataaaaatggttGCACCAAGGTACAAAATACCTTCGCGTGCTACTATAACGAAATGGGTGGACTATAAGCACGCCGATTTAAAGGAAAGCAGTAAGACATTGCTGCAAGACAAAACTGTGCTTTAAATatctaaaaatttaaagaaatatttaatcaCTACGTGTTTGAAGtttttaatcataaataaaCTAATAGTACAAAgctttttgtaatttatttcaaaattcatCCTCGATGTTTGGTTTAGCGATGTTTTCCGCGgttttttgatgtttttttttataccgaTGTTAAGTGATGCATCGATGGTTATTTTGAAAACATCGACGGTCATCGACATAGAGGTTTTCCGTCGAACTTGCAGCACTATTCCGAGTGATACCGTTTGACTGTTATGTTTGTGAATTGTTTCGGATTATTTTTTTCGTACCGCGGTCGCGGCCAAGGGCCACGCTTTTAACGAAGAACCtcttattaaaataaaacaaattaaattcattatttccatttatttttttgttttttatgttcgCAAACTACAAAAAGCAAATCTGCAACCCAATAAGTTTATGTAATGCTGTACCATAACATATGTACCATAGCTTCACAGCCAGCACCATCGGTAGCTTTACTTATCGGACTATATCGTGAGTAAGCGACTTTTCCCAGATAtgatatatatagatatatatagaaaGTTGCGTTATCTCAAGGCTATCTCCCACATTCAATATGAATGGTATCGTTAGAgcgaatttaaaaaaaaaaattgaaaatttctttttagtgtatttttttttacgatttagaaattttatcttaaaaaaagtgaataagatatttaaaaacctaTATATCGTAGTATAGCCTATGGAGTTATGTAGGTGCATTGGTTGTAAAGTTAcgcattttttaagtttaagagtattgggacttgtgccagcatcaactATCGCAACTATTACTAATTAATTCTCTCTGTGttactagccgcagcggtcaaCTTATTGCCCATTATCTGCCATATTCTatattctttgattctcccagattcgcatgcgctttgttgttcttttgtagcgcatgcaatttgggagctttggtggagcttctgcgcaagctcttagttttttaggcacttgttattcggcattgtttgggtcggccgcggcatttgttttggggttaaatggacccataataaatattaaatagaaattgaaccttgtctatttaATTCGGgcgctatcaaaactctgataGCGTAACAAAGagtcttttaattttttagggaaacatttaaatttgaataataatttaaaaaatcttaGAACAAACGTTGCTTATATCTTAGTAACAAACACactcaaatttttttcaaaattataaaagaaacaagaaaggaaagctaacttcgggaggAGCCGTAGTCGTATATGTAGATTACATTAATAGATACTTTCATGCGTGTATCTCCGATTAGTGCgtaacaattaaaattaattaaataccGCTAGTTTGATCTTACGCTGCTACAAAATGGGTAAATATATTGGTTTGGAGAAAGAGAATAAGGTGAGAATGCGGATTAATAGACAGAAGTGGACAAGACAAGCTGAAGGAAATAGCAAAATTATTGAGGAAAACCAAAGATATGATCGGATTCGACAACGGAAGAGGCGCCAACATCTTTTAGATATTTCTTACCTAACTAAGCAAGCCTTGGCGAAAGCTGTTAAAAAGGTAAAGAGTGCATTGCCCAAAGATTTTGCCAAAAAGCTTAAAGTCCTGGAAGTCctaggaaaaaaatataaaaaaaaattgacaaTGAGGTCCAACAAAAACCCAATAGAAAAATTTCTGAAACTTCAATTCAGAccattaataatttttatcaaaatgaTAATATCAGTGTGCAATCTGCAGGGAAAAAGGACACCCTGGTAATTGATGGTAAAGTTGTGGCAAAGCGCTTTATGTTGTTGACGGTCTCCGAAGCCTATGAGAcatataaaaactattttccaAGCGAGAAGATTGGATTATccacattttttaaaaagagaCCTCGTCAGGTCCAGTTGGCCAATAAAATGCCGCACAACATGTGTGTTTGCATGTATCACGCCCATTTTGGATACATGTTGCAGAGTTGTGCAAAAATTATCCCATCAATTCCAAAAAATTTTGAGAGACTTCTTAAAGCTGTTTTCTGCGATATTCAAAATGAATATTGCATGACAAGCAGTTGCAAGAACTGTCTTAAAGACATCAAGAATGATTTAGTTCCTCTTGCATATTTTCCTAATATGGAAGAGGAAGTAAACTGGCAACAATGGCGAAAAATTGACAACCACTTAGTCCTCACAAATACGACTGCTACAGTAAATGATTTGCTACAAGATATGCAAGCAAAGCTTTTCTCCtttaaaacacatttttttgttcagcGTGCCCAACAAGAATATTTCAAAGAAACAAAGAAGAATTTAAGGCCATTTGAGCTCGTATTACAAATTGATTTTGCTGAAAACCCACCAACCCACCAAAATGAGATCCAAAGTGCTCATATTAGCTACCAACAACTTGGAGTTAACTATTTTCACCCGTGTAGCTTGGATGGCTGGCACTTCAAAGTCGTTTGCGGTAATTAGTGATAAACTTACGCATAATAAGCAcgaggtatatatatattttttattacgcaTACTAAATGAGctcaaaaaaatgtaaaaaaatgtgcatttttttggaaaataattatattttctgaTGGCAGCTGCGcccaatttaaaaataaatatattttacccAGTTTGGCAGATATTTTAGAATATATTGGATGTTTAAATGTCGAATGGAATTTATTTGCTTATTATCATGGAAAGGGGAAAGGGAACTGTTGACGGAGTTGGCGCCGTAATAAAGAGAAAGGTGTGGCAAATTCCAAAGTCACAAAACCTTACATTATCCGACGCAATTTCCTTTTATGGCTGCGCTGTAAACAACTTGGagttaaaatttattatatttcatCTGCacaaattaataatttgtcATTGAATTATAATTTGGATGAAAAGTGGAAGGATGTTTCTGGTATATGCCAGTTGCATTGGTTTAATTGCAGTGGACAACTGACAGAATCTGCAAGGACAGCATACTCaattaaaataagaaaggaaagctaacttcgggcggaaccgaagttgatatacccttgcagttaaggttgttccatttccgatcgttcagatatatggcgtctataggatatagtcgaccgatccgattatgaaattttggagataggattatattgcccaaactggaatccgtagaatgtcccaaccctctaacttaaaaaacaccgaagttatggcatttccggaTCAATCagctatatggcagctataggatatagtcgaccgatcccggccgttccgacttatatactacctgcaaggaaaataaggatgtgtggaaagtttcaactcgatagctctaaaactgagagactagtttgcgtagaaaccgacagacagacggacagatggacatgctcatatcgactcaggaggtgatcctgatcactaaccatacaacatatggGTAATTCTCTTGAAAGGTCAACCgcgacaaaaaaattcaaagtcaataaaagaatgtttttttcacacatttttatagggaacatattaaatttaactaatttaataatatttaacatttacttataacacatttcgaaatattttaatccaaAGTCTCAAATGTGcgaaagtttagtttttagcatttcagcggcacaatttgttttaaataattttcgtaAAGAGAGTTAAACTGCATTGATATTCACTATTTGTAATATCGGCTAATAACCAAAGATTACAACAATAATGTAAAAGAAACGATGCGATTGCTAATTACTAAGAATTTCTTATCAGATTATCAGTTTATTTCattgtcgcgtgcgacattgAAAAAGAACATTTGTTATCAGTGCGTCGAATGACCATCAAAACTTGGGTCCAAACATAAAATTGGATAtttaagtattaaaaaaaaattttgggaAATATAAGTAGTGCATTCGGTATTGTTTGAAAcctaaatacatttttgttagctCTAAACTAATTCATATTAAACCTAGAATCTCCAAATtcacgttttattattttaaaagtacaaaaacaactaaaacaagaaaggaaagctaacttcgggcggagccgaagttgatatacccttgcagttcagtcgcagtccactaggtggcgccacgc contains:
- the LOC6502061 gene encoding uncharacterized transporter slc-17.2, translated to MSSKSWTLPRLSESGPSAHTLLNSVRFTYALCAFTSSCLHSTMRGILGIIILQMVMPRPEDHVEHVFEVKNNATAISRCNSLQQDDSPLLKMSLSGDLQWSRKQELTFPGIYYYGYVVSVFFSGSLADRFSRKNILVLSHILEAICYLLLPPMAHHSFEAAAATLVLCGVLGGCGSPAMYKLFVIWAHPTERTALVSFACSGVLVGSMLAYPVVGFLGEFSWELPFFLVGAMALLFGFCSFWLIYDTLEQHPRISQHELKYLQHGSLISSQQVAGVPWRSLIHSRPVYAFMLTHLFHCYTFLMLSTWLPRFLLEAMQLNLRQVVLTATVAFLGALASKLVCILGASYLERRVWPNQDWMRRVLYGMCSILSISFIFVIILADCRDQTLVIIMFVLLKTTTDLGFNCYWPTLLYMAPSFAGMLSGFANGFAHLSGFLAPLLVASLVETGSKSEWNVGLMTLIVGNALALLVFGIFSSTILQNWDPCSLTNPSRSIETK